Below is a genomic region from Paenibacillus pabuli.
TCAAGCACAAATCCCCTTCCCCCTGACTGAACAGAGGAAGGGGATTTTACTATTTCAGAGTGTGCCGCGCTCACCCTGAACGGGCTTATTTTTTTACAACATGGATAAAATGAATGGTTTCGAAAGCAGTCAGTTCATCTGTACGATTGTTGAAGTATCGCTCCTGGATATCATCTGGCGTCAGATGCTCATAAATGAGAAGCCCTGCCTCCGCCATCAGGTGTTCGATCTCGTGATACGCGAAACTGGATTGCATTGGCTCGCCGGAGGACACAGCCAGCTTCAACATGTTCTCTACCCGATTAAACATCCCTTTCTCTTCAAAGAGTCGTTCATCTGCGTAGTCCAGCACCATTGAGCTTCCGGATGGAAGGTTGACAAAAGCCTGCCGCACAAGATTGACCAATACCTCTTTGGACAGGTAATACGAAACGCCAAGCAGGCTAAAGATCGTTTTCTGATGTTTGAAACCTCTGATGGTCATATGTTCATAAGCAAACCCGTGCGCGAAATCCATTGGAATCAATTGCAGGTTGCTTGGGATTGACAGGTTGGCCGAACTCAGCCTATCGATCTTAAACTGCTGCGTAGCCGGATGGTCAACTTCAAAGATATTCAGCCTGTCGCTCAGTTCCGGGGTTCTTAATGCAAAGGTATCCATTCCGGCTCCCAGAATGACATATTGTCTGGCCCCCAGCTTGACTTCATGGAGCACTACCTGCTCGCAATAGGCTGCCCTCGACAAAGCAATGGGAGACAGCTGAACATGGGTGATCCACCTCAATATTTTATCGGGGTCCTCCTTCACCATATCGGCCATTTCGGGATTGAAAAAATGAATGCCCTGCACCATTTGCTCCCGAATCTGTTCAAACTCCTGTGGAGAAATCAGAGCCTTGGCTATGTGGTCATCGAAAATCAAAGGTGAGTCATACTGACTGTGATAGGCGCGGCCAAAGGCCGAGATCAAAGACGTAATGCTGGATTCATTTGGCTTCATATTTATCTCCCCGCATAACAAAATAAGGTCCCCCTGGCCAGGAGAACCTTAGTATATACGGAATCAATCAATATGTAAATTATAGCATAAAAATACAATTTTGTCAATCATAATTTTGCGGAACATACAGACACGCTGGATGGATTTTCTGCTCGCCCAACATGTCTGCTTCAATGTTACTCCCACCTAGCAGACTCTAGGTATCCAAACCATATTCCTTCACCTCGCGGTGGCGATTCAGCACGGCATGAAGTGCAAAACCGAGCAGTGCCACTCCGGCCATCGCCGTTGCCAGCCAGGCTACGGAAATCAGACCCTGATTATCATACATCACACCCATCACATAAGGGCCGATGACACGACCAATCGATCCAATGCCGCCGGATACTCCAATGTAAAATGGCGCAGCTCTGCCTGCATGATCGGATATGAAGGCAGGGGTGGCAGGTGAGATCAGCATCTCTCCAAAGGTCGCCAGCACCATCGCAAGTACCATCCCCGGATAGCTGTACATGGTAATCATGACGATATAAGCCAATCCATAAAATATTGCACTTGCTGCCATCTGTGCAGTGGAGGTACGGGCCATGGTGCGTTTAACCCAGCTCGTGAACGGCTGGCCCACGAAGATCAGAACCCCGTTAAGTGTCCAGAGCAGGCCGTACATTCGCTTTTCCATACCTTCGGAGATGATATGCGGCGATACGCCTGTGTTCCAGATCGAATTGCCAAACAGGATGAACAATACCCCCAGGCTCATAAATAGGTATAACCTGGTGTTGCCGAGCAACGCCCAGATCCCGGGCCCATTCTGGACCGTTTTGCGTTTCGTCAGATGTACTTCTCCCTGATCGGGATCCACCCGCGACAGATAGTACCAGAAGAAGACTGCAAACCCGGCAGAGGTCACTCCGTTTAATACAAAGCTGAGGTGATAGGAAAAGTCAGCCAAGAAACCGCTGAGCGCCGTCCCAATCGCTACACCGATATTGTTCGCTACATAAATAATATTGAACAGCTCTCCCCGCCGCTCTGCAAACCGAAAGCCAATAAAGGCCTGAATGGCAGGCAGTGACAACGAACTAAACAAGCCGATCCAGCCCATGGCACAGATAAATACGACCCAATACGCACTAATCCAGGGAAGGGCAAACAGCCCAAGTGCATTGAGGGCAAGCGAACCAATGATCAGCTTCTTCACGCCGACTCTATGATATAATGCACCACCGAGCAGTTGGCCGAAAATGCCACCGAGCGACTGGATCAGAATGACGAATCCCGCGTTAGCCATCGTCCGTCCGAGTTCATCAAATACATACATCGTGGTCAGCGGCCACATCAGGGCACTACCTGTAGCGTTAACCAGACTTGCCAGCAAAAATACTTTGACTTCTTTTGGATATGCATCCAACCATCTCATCATCTTCATTCATTCTCCTTAATACCATAAACGAGCAAAACAAACCTCCACTCAAGGCGGCTTAAACTACCTGAGCGGAGGCCATTCGTATATTTAACATTGCCTTTTACATTTGCTTCAAGGTTTATCCCTTGTTCATCTTACCTGAAAAGCTCCAATCTGCAAGCACACTCATTGACGCTTCACTTCGACAGTGGCGGAGAAGAACGTTGCCCCATTGCCCATGTCCGACAGCCGACCCGATGTGAGTGAATTCACCCGCTGTTTCCGTCCGCTTCCGTCCCACCACAGGCCTTGGCTGATCACCGTACCCGGCAGCATGGATTCGCTCACCTTGGCAGTAAGTTCGATCCGCCCCCGGTCATTCCATACGAGCACGGCATCGCCATCTTCAATGTTTCTGTGAGCTGCATCCTCCGGATGAATCTGCAGCATGGGCATCTTCTCCATACGTTGATGCTTCTCCGTATTGGCAAAGGAAGAATTCAGGAAGTTGTGATTCGGTGGCGACAGGAACATAAGCGGATGCGCGTCATCAGGTCCAGCTGGATGCTCTCCGTCATACCCTTCAACCAGAGCACGGTATGTTGGTAGTGGCGGAAGGCCTCTCTCTGCCATCGTTTCGGAATACAGCTCGATCTTCCCGGATGGTGTAGGCAGCTGTTCCAGGAACGAATCATGTGATGACATGTCCAGTTTCACAAAACGGTGCTCCTGAAGAGCCTCCAGCGTCACTCCGTTCATATAAGGATTGCCTGTATCCGCCAAGGCGTCCGCAATCATCTGTTCCGGCGTTTCACCGAAAATCTCAGGATCATATCCCATGGCCTGCCCCAGCAGCGAAAACAGTTCCACATTGCTCTTGCTCTCGCCAATCGGGGCAATGACCGGTTCTTGCAGCTGTACATACTGATGCCAGTAGGACGTATACAGATCTGTCGTTTCGAACGAAGACTTGGCCGGCAGCACAATGTCTGCATATTTTGCCGTATCCGTCAGGAACAGGTCATGCACAACGGTAAACAAATCTTCCCGTGCAAAGCCTCGCTCCACCCGCTCAGTATCCGGCGCCACCACAAGCGGATTGCTGCAATAGACCATCAATGCACGAATCGGCTGCTCTGCTTCCAGCAATGCTTCGCCAATCCGGTTCATGTTTACAACCCGTGCTTCCGGATTACTGCGAAGCTTCGGACGCTCCAGCGCGTCGCTATTGGTGCTCGCATAGCTGTTGGTGCGCACGGCCCCACCGCCTCGCTTCAGCCATTGTCCCGTGATGGCAGGTAGACACGCTATGCTACGCACATTCATGCCTCCGTTGTCATGATGCTGGAGGCCGTTGCCGATGTGAATATGTGCGGCCTGTGCTTTTCCGTATAGCTCAGCCAGCTTCACGATATCTGCCTCCGGTACACCCGTAATGCGCGCAACGCGCTCAGGGGTGTAGTCACGGACATGATCACGCAGTGCTTCATGGCCCACAGTATACTTTTGCATAAAGGCTTCGTCCGTCAAGCCCCGATCAAACAGTACATTCATTAATCCCAGCGCGAGTGCGCTGTCTGTACCCGGGTAGAGCGGAATAAACCAGTCTCCCCATTGTGCTGTACGATTCCGGTGAACATCAATGACGACAATCTGGGCACCCTTTTTGCGGGCCTTCTCAGCCAGGACAACCTGATGCATGTTGGTACTGACAATGTTGCCTCCCCAGACCAAAATAAGGTCCGAATGCTCGGTATCTTCGGGCAGGGTTCCCCGATTGGCGCCCATCGTATATTTCCATCCGGTATTCCCGGCCGCATTGCAGATCGTTTGCTCCAGCATACTTGCACCAAGCGCATTGAAGAAACGACGATCCATGCCATCTACCCCAAGGATACCCATGTTGCCGTAAAAGCTGTATGGCAGGATGCTCTCGGAGCCGTACATCTCGGATATTGATTTGAATTTTCCCGTAATCTCATTTATGGCTTCATCCCAGCTTATGCGCTCGAACTTGCCCTCACCTTTTGCACCGATACGTCGCATCGGATATTGCAGCCGCTCGGGATGATATACCCGCTCTGCCATGTTCCTGACTTTGTTGCAGATGGCACCTTTCGTAATCGGATGGTCAGGATTACCCGCCACCTTCACGATTTTACCGTTCTCTTTATGAAGCAGCAGGCCGCAAGTATCCGGGCAGTCAAGCGGGCAAACCGCCGGGAACACGCCATTCTCCTGATCGATCATATGTACAAGTCCTCCCCATCTAAAACTATCCTTACATCATATAATTTTGGAGGTAATGACGTAAAGAGAACAGTCATGTTCTCCGAGCTTCAGGCTTGATGCTTTTATTCTAAAAAAAGTTTTGGCCCCATGATTCATCTCCTAAATTCAGGGGTAAATTAAAAACAAGGCATTAGGTTAGTGTTTCCCCACTTCCTCCTCATGCCATATCATGGACCACTCCCGAAATTCGCCATGGACAGGTTTCGTTCCCCCGAACCTTGTCATGGCGAATTTATTTTATCTGCATATTCAAAAAGCGATCCCCTGCTCGCCACCCACGGCAAAACGTACACCGTAGTTTCGGAACGATATGAGATCGCTACTATATATATTCAGTCGAGATGATGCAATTATGCCTGTTTGCTCCACATCGGTCTGGCTTCCGGCTCTACCGTCTGGACAACCGCTTTGACTTCGGGTTCGGTCTTGCGCAGGTACACCATCCAGTAGGCAGCCGCAACGAACAATGCGCCTCCCGTCAGATTACCGAGCCATACCGGGATAAAGTTCATAATGTACTGCCCCCATGAGTAATGTCCTTCGAAGATGGCAGCCGGAATAAGAAACATATTGGCAACCACGTGCTGGAATCCAATGGCGACAAAGGCCATTGTCGGAAACCAGATGCCGAGTACCTTGCCACTCATCGTATCCGAAGCGTAAGACAACCACACTGCCAAGGCTACCAGCCAGTTACATCCGATTCCGGATATAAACGCCTGTAGAAAGCCGTCATGCAGCTTGTGTCCTGCCATATCCACAACCTTGGTCAGATACACCCCTTCTCCTGTGAGACCAAGCACATGCCCAAATGCATATGCCACGAACAGTGCACCCAAGAAGTTGCCGATCGTAACCAAAGTAAGATTTTTCAGCATGCTGCCTACGGACAATTTACGGGCCAGCGTGGCGAGTGGTACTGCCATCATATTGCCTGTCAGCAGTTCTCCCCCACCGATCAATACCATGATCAAGCCTACGGGGAACACCGCTGCGCCGATCAGGTTGACCAAGCTGCCCCATTCTGCCGGTGCGGAAGCAATCACGCGAATATCCAGCAGAAACCCAAGCGCAATAAATGCCCCTGCCAGAAAACTGAGAACAAGCACAGAAGACGTCTGATTCTGTCCTTTCTTCATCCCTGTGTTCACCGTATATTGTGCAACCTCAAGAGGTGTTTTAGCCGCCATGCCATCCTCTCCTTCACTGTTGATGAACGAAATCAGCTTACATCGTTGATATGTTCATTGTATCGCGAAGGGCTCGGCAGGTTTGTTACTTTTATCACAAAGTCCTAAAAGTCCCCTTTTTCCAGCTTCCGTGCTCTCTTGCT
It encodes:
- a CDS encoding molybdopterin-containing oxidoreductase family protein, which translates into the protein MIDQENGVFPAVCPLDCPDTCGLLLHKENGKIVKVAGNPDHPITKGAICNKVRNMAERVYHPERLQYPMRRIGAKGEGKFERISWDEAINEITGKFKSISEMYGSESILPYSFYGNMGILGVDGMDRRFFNALGASMLEQTICNAAGNTGWKYTMGANRGTLPEDTEHSDLILVWGGNIVSTNMHQVVLAEKARKKGAQIVVIDVHRNRTAQWGDWFIPLYPGTDSALALGLMNVLFDRGLTDEAFMQKYTVGHEALRDHVRDYTPERVARITGVPEADIVKLAELYGKAQAAHIHIGNGLQHHDNGGMNVRSIACLPAITGQWLKRGGGAVRTNSYASTNSDALERPKLRSNPEARVVNMNRIGEALLEAEQPIRALMVYCSNPLVVAPDTERVERGFAREDLFTVVHDLFLTDTAKYADIVLPAKSSFETTDLYTSYWHQYVQLQEPVIAPIGESKSNVELFSLLGQAMGYDPEIFGETPEQMIADALADTGNPYMNGVTLEALQEHRFVKLDMSSHDSFLEQLPTPSGKIELYSETMAERGLPPLPTYRALVEGYDGEHPAGPDDAHPLMFLSPPNHNFLNSSFANTEKHQRMEKMPMLQIHPEDAAHRNIEDGDAVLVWNDRGRIELTAKVSESMLPGTVISQGLWWDGSGRKQRVNSLTSGRLSDMGNGATFFSATVEVKRQ
- a CDS encoding formate/nitrite transporter family protein, whose product is MAAKTPLEVAQYTVNTGMKKGQNQTSSVLVLSFLAGAFIALGFLLDIRVIASAPAEWGSLVNLIGAAVFPVGLIMVLIGGGELLTGNMMAVPLATLARKLSVGSMLKNLTLVTIGNFLGALFVAYAFGHVLGLTGEGVYLTKVVDMAGHKLHDGFLQAFISGIGCNWLVALAVWLSYASDTMSGKVLGIWFPTMAFVAIGFQHVVANMFLIPAAIFEGHYSWGQYIMNFIPVWLGNLTGGALFVAAAYWMVYLRKTEPEVKAVVQTVEPEARPMWSKQA
- a CDS encoding MFS transporter, whose amino-acid sequence is MRWLDAYPKEVKVFLLASLVNATGSALMWPLTTMYVFDELGRTMANAGFVILIQSLGGIFGQLLGGALYHRVGVKKLIIGSLALNALGLFALPWISAYWVVFICAMGWIGLFSSLSLPAIQAFIGFRFAERRGELFNIIYVANNIGVAIGTALSGFLADFSYHLSFVLNGVTSAGFAVFFWYYLSRVDPDQGEVHLTKRKTVQNGPGIWALLGNTRLYLFMSLGVLFILFGNSIWNTGVSPHIISEGMEKRMYGLLWTLNGVLIFVGQPFTSWVKRTMARTSTAQMAASAIFYGLAYIVMITMYSYPGMVLAMVLATFGEMLISPATPAFISDHAGRAAPFYIGVSGGIGSIGRVIGPYVMGVMYDNQGLISVAWLATAMAGVALLGFALHAVLNRHREVKEYGLDT
- a CDS encoding class I SAM-dependent methyltransferase, coding for MKPNESSITSLISAFGRAYHSQYDSPLIFDDHIAKALISPQEFEQIREQMVQGIHFFNPEMADMVKEDPDKILRWITHVQLSPIALSRAAYCEQVVLHEVKLGARQYVILGAGMDTFALRTPELSDRLNIFEVDHPATQQFKIDRLSSANLSIPSNLQLIPMDFAHGFAYEHMTIRGFKHQKTIFSLLGVSYYLSKEVLVNLVRQAFVNLPSGSSMVLDYADERLFEEKGMFNRVENMLKLAVSSGEPMQSSFAYHEIEHLMAEAGLLIYEHLTPDDIQERYFNNRTDELTAFETIHFIHVVKK